In Myxocyprinus asiaticus isolate MX2 ecotype Aquarium Trade chromosome 46, UBuf_Myxa_2, whole genome shotgun sequence, a single window of DNA contains:
- the LOC127436139 gene encoding isocitrate dehydrogenase [NAD] subunit alpha, mitochondrial-like — protein MAGNVWRSTVSRVLGAIKTQTPQPRTFSRGIQTVTLIPGDGIGPEISTAVMKIFEAAKAPIQWEERNVTAIKGPGGKWMIPPEAKESMDKNKIGLKGPLKTPIAAGHPSMNLLLRKTFDLYANVRPCVSIEGYKTPYTDVDLVTIRENTEGEYSGIEHVIVDGVVQSIKLITEDASRRIAEYAFEYAKNNQRNSVTAVHKANIMRMSDGLFLRKCREVAENFKDVKFTEMYLDTVCLNMVQDPSQFDVLVMPNLYGDILSDLCAGLIGGLGVTPSGNIGANGVAIFESVHGTAPDIAGKDLANPTALLLSAVMMLRHMGLHSYAKKIETACFDTIRDKKVLTKDLGGNSKCSEFTADICKRVQDME, from the exons ATTCAAACAGTAACATTAATTCCTGGAGATGGAATCGGCCCAGAGATCTCCACTGCAGTAATGAAGATATTTGAAGCAGCTAAG GCTCCTATTCAGTGGGAAGAGAGAAATGTCACTGCCATCAAAGGACCTGGAGGCAAGTGGATGATTCCTCCCGAGGCAAAAGAGTCAATGGACAAaaacaaaattggattaaaag GACCTTTGAAAACACCAATTGCTGCTGGCCACCCATCCATGAACCTGCTGCTAAGGAAGACCTTTGACCTTTATGCTAATGTGCGTCCTTGCGTGTCCATCGAGGGCTATAAGACACCGTACACTGATGTGGACCTGGTCACTATCCGAGAAAACACAGAAGGAGAATACAGTGGCATTGAACATGTG ATCGTGGATGGAGTGGTGCAAAGTATTAAGCTGATCACAGAGGACGCCAGCCGACGCATTGCTGAGTACGCATTCGAGTACGCCAAGAACAACCAAAGAAACAGTGTCACGGCAGTCCACAAAGCCAACATCAT GCGCATGTCTGATGGTCTGTTCCTGCGGAAGTGCAGAGAGGTTGCTGAGAATTTCAAGGATGTCAAATTCACCGAGATGTACCTGGATACAGTTTGTCTCAAT ATGGTGCAAGATCCCTCTCAATTTGATGTGCTTGTAATGCCAAACCTTTATGGTGACATCTTGAG TGATTTATGTGCTGGGTTGATTGGTGGTCTTGGGGTCACTCCCAGTGGGAACATCGGAGCCAATGGTGTTGCCATATTTGAATCG GTACATGGAACTGCCCCTGATATTGCAGGCAAAGACCTGGCAAACCCCACCGCTCTTTTGTTAAGTGCAGTCATGATGCTGCGCCACATGGGACTCCACAGTTACGCTAAAAAGATTGAGACTGCCTGCTTTGACACCATACGGGACAAGAAG GTTTTGACCAAAGACCTGGGTGGAAACTCAAAGTGCTCCGAGTTTACAGCTGATATCTGCAAAAGAGTGCAGGACATGGAGTGA